The Campylobacter sp. RM16189 DNA segment AATCAAAAAATTTCTTTATATTTTCAGTTTCTAGCTCTTTTGTGTATTCAAACCAATAGAATATTAAAAATATTAATAGTATTAGACCTGTTAGAGAAAAAGTAATTGCTAGTTTCTTATTCATTCTCTAAATTCTTTATTAAAATTTCTTTAAACTCATTAAAATCTGGCAGTTTAACCGATCCTTCGCGCTGTTTTTTACCCCACATAGACTCTGGAAAGAAGCTATCGTTTTCGAATCTTGCCATTACATGAAAATGCACTCTTGGAAGATAGTTTGCAAAGCTTGCTATATTTATTTTTTTCGGTTTATAAAATTTAATCATTGTTTTTTCTGCTATTAAAATTGCTTCAAAAAGCCTATTTTGAGTAGCTTCATCACAATCGCTAAGTTCAACGTAAGGAGTATTTGTAAAAATTTTAATCCAAGGTATTTCACTATTTTCGCGCTCGATATTTATAAATTCATCTTGATATATCATTTTTACCTCTTTTTTGAGGCGATTGTATCTAAATTTGAATTTTAATCTATTTAAATCTATACTATGTAAAACAAGGAACAGATATGAAGATAGCAATAGTCGTATATGATAAGATAAATTTGGCAAGTTTGGCTGAAATTTGGAATATGCTTTCAAATTTGCAAACAAAGCATGATGTTAAAATCTGCGCTTTTAAGAGTGAAATAGTAGACGAGCATGGACTAAAGATAGTGCCTCAAATTTACGGCGAGAGTTTGTATGGATATGACGTTGTTATTATTCCAGATGGGCTTGGAGTGCTTAGCTTAAGACATGATGAAATTTTTCTAAGCTGGATTAGAAGTGCAGGCAGGGCTAGACTTAAAATAGCGCTTGACTTAGGAGCTTTGATTTTTGGAGGTGCAGGGTTTTTGGAAGGCAGAGGGGCTTGCCTTAGAGCAGGGTATAAAAACGCTATTGGTGAATATGCAAAATTTGTTAATGCAAATATGTGCGAAGATGAGGATATAGTAACTATTTGCGAGTTAAATAGTGTTACAAAAGATAGGTTGGCTGAAATTTTAATTTAGCTGAGAATTTTATGGTCTAAAATTCTCAATTTTATTAAATTTATTCTACAGTAACGCTTTTGGCAAGATTTCTTGGCATATCCACATCATTGCCCAGTCTAACGGCGATTTCGAGAGCAAAAATTTGAAGTATTATCATCATCTCAAAAAATTCGCTCATAACATGAGATTGTTCGCTTGTTTTTATAAAATCATCGCTTAATTCAAATTCTTGCGGACTAATTGCTAGGATGTAGGCATCTCTTGCGGCAAGCTCTTCGACATTACTCTTTGTTTTATCATATAGACTATTTTTTGGCATGAGGGCTATAGTGAATAATCTCTCGTCCGCAAGCGCGATAGGTCCGTGTTTCATTTCGCCCGACGGATAGCCTTCTGCATGCAGATATGAAATTTCTTTTAGTTTTAAAGCACCCTCAAGTGCAAGCGGATAGAAAATATCGCGTCCAATAAAGAAAAATCCGTGCCCATGAAGATAATGCTTAGATAAGCGGCGGATTTTTTCCTGTAAATTTGTACTGATATTTAGTATTGTAGGCACATGAAGCAGGGCGTTTATTTCGCTTTCAAGATCTTCTTTTGCTATGCTTTTTCTAGCGTTTGCGCTTTGTAATGCAAGCATCCATAGAAGTATTAGTTGGGTTGCAAAAGCCTTTGTGCTAGCCACACCCTTTTCTATTCCTGCGCGAGTAAGTAGTGTATTATCAGCCAGGCGGACTATAGAGGAGTTATCGACGTTGCATATCGCCAGAGTCTTTAGTCCGGTATCTTTTGCGATTTTTAACGCTTCTAGGGTGTCTGCCGTCTCTCCGCTTTGGCTTATTGCTATAAATAGAGAATTTTTATTTAGCTTTGGCTTACGGTAGCGAAATTCGCTGGCTATTTCTACTTTGGCTCTTAAGTCGGCCAATCGCTCAAAGAGATAGCTGGCCGTAAGTGCTGCATGATAGCTTGTTCCGCATGCACAAAGCACTATATCATCGATATTTGCCAGATATTCGTTACTAAGTCCTTCAAGCTCTATATTTTTGTTTTTGATTCGCCCCATCATGCACTCTGCAACTACGGTGCTTTGTTCGTAAATTTCTTTTTCCATAAAGAATCTATACCCATCTTTTTGAGCATAGCTCTTGTCTCTTGGAAGTGGCACGAATGCAGGCGAGATAGGTTGGGCATGCTTATATATTTTTATCTCATCAGTGCTTATAAATCCGTAATTTTTGTCTTCTAAATACATCACATCTTTTGCTATTCCTATTAGTGCGGCATCAGAAGATGCGAAAAACAGCTCGTCATTTTCTACTTTTGCTATAGCCATAGGCGCAGCGTCTTTAGCAAAAAATATCTTATTAGGAGCAAGCTTTGTGATAAGCAGAGTCGCATAGGCTCCTTGAAGTCTTGATATTGTCTTTTCATACGCCTTAAATACGTCATCAAGCTCTCTTAAATTGGCTTCAAACAGATGAACTATGACCTCGGTATCTGTTTGACTTAAGAATTTTATGCCTTTAGCTTCAAGCTCATCTTTAATCTCTTTATAATTTTCTATAATTCCGTTATGTACTACGAAAGAGTGCTCGCCAAAATGTGGATGAGCGTTTATTTCTGTTGGTTTCCCATGGGTAGCCCAGCGAGTGTGCCCTATGGCCACACCTTTGCCTATAGAGCTAAAGTCCTTTGTTTTTTGAGCCAAATTTTCAAGTTTTCCAACCGCTTTAAAATAATTAATCTCGTTTTCGCTCATTACCGCCATACCGGCACTGTCGTATCCGCGGTATTCAAGCTCTTTTAGTCCATTTAAAATAATATCTCTTTTTTCACCGCTACCTATGTAGCCTACTATTCCACACATTTTTACTCGCTTATCAATAAATTTAAAATTTCACTCTCGTTTGCATATAGCTTTTGGCTTTTTTCTATCAAAAATAGATTGCGTGTGCGATTTTTTATGGTTTGAATTCTCGCACTAGTGATTTTTATGTCTAGATTTTCCAAAACCCCCATCACATAAGCCATGAGTCCACGCTGATCTTTGGCATTTATCGAAAGTTTAGCATAATCTTTTGAATGATTCGTATCAAAATTTAGCTCATCTTTTAAAATCAGTGGCTTATCAATGCTAGCTTTATCTATGCTTTTAAGCGAAATTTCTATTAGATTCCTAATGGTCTCTAACTCGCTATTTTTGACATTTTTATTAAAATCAAGTTTGATATAAAATTTATCGTCAAATAGCTCAAAAATTTCCATATAAGCAAGGTCAAGATGAGCTAAATTTGATAAAAGTATAGCTAGATTCGGATAGAATTTTGAGACTATTTGGATAATAAAGCTTGGATGATTTTTAGTGTTTATATCTAAAATTTGCGTATTTTGCGCTAAAGAGGCGATATTTACTATATCTAAGGGCTGATATTTTATAAATAATAAATTTGCCGGAATTTTAAAGATTTTTTCCTTTAAATTCTCGTCCAATCCTATAAATTCACTATTTCTCTTTAGACTATGCTCTTTTTTTGCTCTTCTTGTGGCTTCGTCAAGTAGATTTTCGTCATCAAAGCTTTCAAGAGATATCAGATATAATTCGCGTAAAAGTTTAGCAAGATAAGCTGTATAAAATTTATCGTTAGTTGCGTTGATAACGCAATAAGTAATGATATACAGAAGTTTTAAGACATTTTTATCGCCAAGCTTTGATATAAAGCTAAAAATAGTCTGCTGAGAGTAGATATCCTCGCGGTTTGCAACATCGCTCATAAGAGTATGGTATCTAACCAAGACAACCCCTGTATTTACCGCTTTTTGGCTTAACTCAAGTTTGGCAGCATAAGCCCTAAAGATATTTGAGCCAACTACGCTGTGATCGCCTGTTAGTCCTTTGCCAACATCGTGAAGCAAGGCCACAAGCTTTAGCATTATTTTGCCTTCGCCGCAAAGCTCGTCATATAGGTTCTTTATAAATTTATCCTTGATGTTTTCTAGATGTTTTACTGTAAGCAAGCAATGCTCGTCAACCGTAAATTTATGATATCCGTCAAATACCGCAAGATGGCTTGTGTGCTCCATAGGCTTAACTAAAATTGGCAAAATTTCAGCATCAAGCAGAGCTTTAAGCAGGCAGTAGCTATTTTTTCTTTCTAAAATTTTTTTGAAATTCGCTAGATAAATTTCAAGCTCGCTTTTTAAAACTTCAGCCCTTTTTATATAAAAGATAGCTCCTGTGTCAAATTTATAATCCATATCATTAAGTTCTAAAAGCTCTCCCAGCACATCATTTA contains these protein-coding regions:
- a CDS encoding HIT family protein; translated protein: MIYQDEFINIERENSEIPWIKIFTNTPYVELSDCDEATQNRLFEAILIAEKTMIKFYKPKKINIASFANYLPRVHFHVMARFENDSFFPESMWGKKQREGSVKLPDFNEFKEILIKNLENE
- a CDS encoding DJ-1/PfpI family protein, giving the protein MKIAIVVYDKINLASLAEIWNMLSNLQTKHDVKICAFKSEIVDEHGLKIVPQIYGESLYGYDVVIIPDGLGVLSLRHDEIFLSWIRSAGRARLKIALDLGALIFGGAGFLEGRGACLRAGYKNAIGEYAKFVNANMCEDEDIVTICELNSVTKDRLAEILI
- the glmS gene encoding glutamine--fructose-6-phosphate transaminase (isomerizing) — encoded protein: MCGIVGYIGSGEKRDIILNGLKELEYRGYDSAGMAVMSENEINYFKAVGKLENLAQKTKDFSSIGKGVAIGHTRWATHGKPTEINAHPHFGEHSFVVHNGIIENYKEIKDELEAKGIKFLSQTDTEVIVHLFEANLRELDDVFKAYEKTISRLQGAYATLLITKLAPNKIFFAKDAAPMAIAKVENDELFFASSDAALIGIAKDVMYLEDKNYGFISTDEIKIYKHAQPISPAFVPLPRDKSYAQKDGYRFFMEKEIYEQSTVVAECMMGRIKNKNIELEGLSNEYLANIDDIVLCACGTSYHAALTASYLFERLADLRAKVEIASEFRYRKPKLNKNSLFIAISQSGETADTLEALKIAKDTGLKTLAICNVDNSSIVRLADNTLLTRAGIEKGVASTKAFATQLILLWMLALQSANARKSIAKEDLESEINALLHVPTILNISTNLQEKIRRLSKHYLHGHGFFFIGRDIFYPLALEGALKLKEISYLHAEGYPSGEMKHGPIALADERLFTIALMPKNSLYDKTKSNVEELAARDAYILAISPQEFELSDDFIKTSEQSHVMSEFFEMMIILQIFALEIAVRLGNDVDMPRNLAKSVTVE
- a CDS encoding HD domain-containing protein → MALRRERIDFLELENIRKKHQKNLKTEILKLQGKGFANFIAKESDELIKLFTNAVFGDIFSDFLPDIDHIPLCVIATEKYGQSLISPNSVFEILIVYKNIDGFNIRQILKLLHQALEDCGLNLNIKAIQLNEIFENFKNEFKIKASISKIRYISGSKNMYKLARSEIYKTREFNQKENLKYYIKSLGAFKDIKNLKQEPDLKSDFGGTNDIYYLNCALNGFDNEISFRTQALNFIDEKELSVLNLAIDFILCIKTAQNLSTGSDIFSSAYIDEITNLMQTKSKKTQETDSIISQKLLSCMHTVALYSRYLTASFYRSNFKSEMSFKQLKIARLKNGFYRIEDTLYTPLHKKSKGLNDVLGELLELNDMDYKFDTGAIFYIKRAEVLKSELEIYLANFKKILERKNSYCLLKALLDAEILPILVKPMEHTSHLAVFDGYHKFTVDEHCLLTVKHLENIKDKFIKNLYDELCGEGKIMLKLVALLHDVGKGLTGDHSVVGSNIFRAYAAKLELSQKAVNTGVVLVRYHTLMSDVANREDIYSQQTIFSFISKLGDKNVLKLLYIITYCVINATNDKFYTAYLAKLLRELYLISLESFDDENLLDEATRRAKKEHSLKRNSEFIGLDENLKEKIFKIPANLLFIKYQPLDIVNIASLAQNTQILDINTKNHPSFIIQIVSKFYPNLAILLSNLAHLDLAYMEIFELFDDKFYIKLDFNKNVKNSELETIRNLIEISLKSIDKASIDKPLILKDELNFDTNHSKDYAKLSINAKDQRGLMAYVMGVLENLDIKITSARIQTIKNRTRNLFLIEKSQKLYANESEILNLLISE